A section of the Scleropages formosus chromosome 16, fSclFor1.1, whole genome shotgun sequence genome encodes:
- the calhm1b gene encoding calcium homeostasis modulator protein 1, with translation MDKFRMMFQFLQSNQESFMNGICGIMALASAQMYSSFEFTCPCLPEYNFAYGIGILLVPPIWFFMLGFVLNNNVSMLAEEWRRPIGKRRKDPTILRYMFCSITQRSMIAPAVWISVTLMDGKSFLCAFSINLDVQQFGNGSNHGLSEVALQRLLAKIPCKHIFDGEAVISREAASRYIRCISQAVGWIFLLLMTLLAFMVRAIRPCFTQAAFLKTKYWSHYIDIERKMFDETCTEHAKTFAKVCIQQYFESVSGEMHRFHGQHDDKDSDDEDDKRKSDEDKLLGIRAQDDMNKVLWNWHTCKPSLNLKKAEAQNGDATGHVEICMSGYTQQTQSPAKKPWVAYYSKV, from the exons ATGGATAAATTTCGGATGATGTTCCAGTTTTTACAGTCCAATCAGGAATCCTTCATGAATGGAATTTGCGGTATTATGGCTCTTGCCAGTGCACAGATGTACTCATCTTTTGAGTTCACTTGCCCCTGTTTACCAGAATACAACTTTGCGTACGGTATTGGAATTTTACTTGTTCCACCTATCTGGTTTTTCATGCTTGGATTTGTGCTCAACAACAATGTGTCCATGCTGGCAGAGGAGTGGAGGAGACCTATAGGGAAGCGAAGGAAAGACCCGACCATTTTGCGCTACATGTTCTGTTCCATCACACAGCGCTCCATGATAGCGCCTGCCGTTTGGATATCTGTTACCCTCATGGACGGAAAAAGCTTCCTCTGTGCCTTTAGCATTAACCTGGATGTACAACAGTTTGGAAATGGAAGCAATCACGGCCTTTCGGAAGTAGCTCTCCAAAGGTTACTCGCTAAAATTCCCTGCAAGCATATCTTCGATGGAGAGGCTGTGATATCGAGAGAGGCAGCTTCAAGATATATTCGCTGCATATCACAG GCTGTCGGCTGGATCTTTCTGTTGCTCATGACTTTGCTGGCTTTCATGGTGCGAGCGATACGACCCTGTTTTACACAAGCGGCCTTCCTTAAAACCAAGTACTGGTCGCACTACATCGACATAGAGCGCAAGATGTTTGACGAAACCTGCACCGAGCACGCCAAAACTTTCGCCAAAGTGTGCATCCAGCAGTACTTTGAGAGCGTCAGCGGGGAAATGCACAGGTTCCATGGACAGCATGATGACAAGGACAGCGACGACGAAGACGACAAACGGAAAAGCGATGAGGACAAACTCTTGGGGATCCGTGCCCAGGATGACATGAATAAAGTCCTCTGGAACTGGCACACCTGCAAACCATCACTCAACCTGAAAAAGGCTGAGGCTCAGAACGGAGATGCCACGGGACATGTGGAAATATGCATGAGTGGTTACACTCAGCAAACACAGAGCCCAGCCAAGAAGCCATGGGTGGCCTATTATAGTAAGGTCTGA
- the LOC108933670 gene encoding inositol 1,4,5-trisphosphate receptor-interacting protein: MQITVLRVYMMVAAAIFNPLLLRDNTTISESDDEILTNMKDLEEHLMVDQRSSLLDCDASQVNQDVAPLNQEESPEMLNYSSLQIDHEVSPLIQEQPKDSQRDMKETSALKGKQEAQVEDSISWYIWEVLILVILHGIKVLWQNVKQSGRWDRMPKDEDLFASGNISVSTIILNTGLLRRFYERNIYGSSREALKVRDFVEGFADDLLKALRSVCDTVANIEQEPIGVGSMYELWRSSKPLTCDLIIPFTPPEPYKFKFQLWCSHTSDVAPDLQGCGRIKVEKVSRSEAGCPCDAADLGEDLICLLHDSNETPSSVDAFDYLLCEKNSSYLSKDYVLKWFQMSSTKAWETISHKYDFDLQFPNHDSPWHLKVRFRSGITVAFNITPVVKYEDTDTYFISHFPTNSSVEENSCSIDWCLSFAVYEKRLLRYLAKNLPPDSCHIHCLQTLSFLHKKQILLTGKSALSMYHFKTALLHVLLSKKCSDWGVEHLKDRLCDVLGFLEKSLKEKKLDHILIGNSHVPQEVGIPAIFCTAKPVNLFSPFASQRQCYSRTVEQFQELLRNVPVLIQEYTIPLGNGNVQTTF, translated from the coding sequence ATGCAGATCACCGTTTTAAGGGTTTATATGATGGTGGCAGCAGCAATTTTCAACCCTCTCCTCCTAAGGGACAATACAACTATTTCAGAATCTGATGATGAAATTCTCACCAACATGAAGGACCTGGAGGAGCACTTAATGGTTGACCAGAGGTCATCGCTCCTGGACTGTGATGCTTCTCAGGTTAACCAGGATGTAGCGCCATTAAACCAGGAAGAATCTCCTGAGATGTTGAACTATAGTTCTTTGCAGATAGACCATGAAGTCTCTCCATTAATTCAGGAGCAACCCAAGGATTCCCAGAGGGACATGAAGGAAACCTCTGCAttaaaaggaaaacaggaagcaCAGGTGGAGGACAGTATCAGTTGGTATATTTGGGAGGTTCTCATTCTTGTCATCCTACATGGCATTAAAGTTCTCTGGCAGAATGTAAAACAATCAGGTAGATGGGATAGAATGCCCAAAGATGAGGATCTCTTTGCTTCTGGAAATATTTCTGTGAGCACAATCATTCTTAATACAGGGCTCCTTAGGAGGTTTTATGAGAGAAACATCTATGGCTCAAGCCGGGAGGCCTTGAAGGTACGGGATTTTGTGGAGGGCTTTGCTGATGATCTTTTGAAAGCTTTGAGGAGTGTTTGCGACACAGTGGCTAACATCGAACAGGAGCCTATAGGTGTGGGGAGCATGTATGAACTCTGGAGATCAAGCAAGCCTCTGACTTGTGATCTGATCATTCCATTTACTCCCCCAGAGCCTTACAAATTCAAATTCCAGCTGTGGTGCAGCCACACCAGTGATGTTGCCCCTGATTTGCAAGGATGTGGTAGAATAAAGGTAGAGAAGGTGAGCCGAAGTGAGGCTGGATGCCCCTGTGATGCAGCTGACCTTGGTGAAGACTTGATTTGCTTATTGCATGACAGTAATGAGACCCCAagttctgttgatgcttttGATTACCTTTTATGTGAAAAAAACTCATCATATTTGTCCAAAGACTATGTCctgaagtggtttcagatgtcTTCCACAAAAGCATGGGAAACAATTTCCCACAAGTACGATTTTGATCTTCAGTTCCCCAACCATGACTCTCCATGGCATTTAAAAGTGAGATTCAGATCAGGGATCACAGTTGCCTTCAACATCACTCCAGTTGTTAAGTATGAAGATACGGACACCTACTTCATCTCACACTTCCCCACCAACAGTTCGGTGGAAGAAAATTCATGTAGTATTGACTGGTGTCTTTCGTTTGCAGTTTATGAGAAACGTCTGCTCAGATATTTAGCTAAAAATCTTCCACCTGATTCCTGCCACATCCATTGCCTTCAGACTCTCTCATTCCTGCATAAGAAACAGATTTTACTCACAGGTAAAAGCGCTCTGTCTATGTATCACTTTAAGACTGCACTTCTACATGTTCTCTTGAGTAAGAAGTGCTCAGACTGGGGTGTGGAACACCTGAAGGACAGGCTGTGTGATGTTCTGGGCTTCCTGGAGAAGAGcttgaaggagaaaaaactgGACCACATTTTAATTGGGAATTCTCATGTCCCACAAGAGGTTGGGATTCCAGCGATATTCTGCACGGCCAAGCCTGTCAATCTATTCTCTCCATTTGCTTCGCAGAGACAGTGTTATTCCAGAACTGTAGAGCAATTTCAGGAATTACTCAGGAATGTCCCTGTGCTAATACAGGAGTATACTATACCTTTGGGAAATGGAAATGTACAGACAACTTTCTGA
- the zp3c gene encoding zona pellucida sperm-binding protein 3 has product MKMRLLLVVVLAEWFYACAGGSFPFDGDAFGEDRIWRSSQNMQLSVEPIVTDIPDVLMDGPERKGTLPPPLSLPAYRWVPASSVNKRLFAPERGSRPVSPAMRALLLPSPVPLATVTAGVPQPVELLCHLDQMSVRVRRELFGTEDAKQSLFLGTCPVSGVSAAFYYFFYDLRSCGVKMKSLPDSVVYYNSLRYTPPSAGPVVRRASFTIPVECRFHRYYNSYKVGFQPCPRGGTFFKGLRMMSGMSLTAMDGHWKRLNSEDRYILGGPMHFEVKIPSKSGNERVYVNKCYITASRQPNAAMQYTVINNFGCMVDSIKTPLSRFVPHSKKNVLRFTIGSFLFAEMLTKPMTPKTLFLHCEITVGRPRATPTAKSCTYNMTSEVWQELFGNNKACVCCASRCPVPRNLGVRKMISSPPLPVEYDKWSMPAVAQSDHEFTTTYKSIRPTHTVFEHVWDFSE; this is encoded by the exons ATGAAGATGCGTCTTTTGCTCGTTGTTGTCTTGGCGGAGTGGTTTTATGCGTGCGCGGGGGGTTCGTTTCCCTTTGACGGTGATGCCTTTGGTGAGGATCGCATCTGGAGAAGCTCCCAGAACATGCAGCTCAGCGTCGAACCCATCGTCACAGACATCCCCGACGTTCTTATGGATGGTCCTGAACGTAAAGGGACTCTGCCGCCGCCCCTGAGCCTCCCGGCCTACCGGTGGGTCCCAGCTTCTTCGGTAAATAAGAGACTGTTTGCCCCTGAGCGCGGGAGCCGGCCTGTGTCGCCGGCAATGAGGGCGCTGCTCCTCCCTTCCCCCGTACCACTGGCGACGGTAACGGCAGGGGTGCCGCAACCTGTTGAGCTGTTGTGCCACCTTGATCAGATGTCTGTGAGGGTCAGGAGGGAACTGTTTGGGACAGAAGATGCAAAGCAGAGCCTCTTTCTAGGCACATGTCCTGTCAGCGGAGTCAGCGCCGCATTTTACTATTTCTTCTATGACCTCCGAAGCTGTGGGGTGAAAATGAAG TCCCTCCCTGACAGCGTGGTGTATTACAACAGCCTTCGTTACACCCCTCCGTCTGCTGGGCCAGTTGTACGAAGGGCGTCGTTTACGATTCCGGTCGAGTGCCGATTCCATAG ATATTACAACTCCTACAAGGTTGGTTTCCAGCCATGTCCTAGAGGAGGCACCTTCTTCAAAGGCCTTAGAATGATGTCTGGCATGTCCCTCACTGCAATGGATG gTCACTGGAAAAGGCTTAATTCAGAGGACAGATACATACTTGGAGGGCCAATGCACTTTGAGGTTAAAATTCCCTCCAAGTCTGGAAATGAAAGGGTCTATGTCAACAAGTGTTACATCACTGCATCTCGGCAACCAAATGCTGCAATGCAGTACACTGTAATCAACAATTTTGG CTGTATGGTGGACAGCATCAAGACCCCTCTGTCCAGGTTTGTCCCACATTCAAAGAAGAATGTGCTGAGGTTCACAATTGGATCTTTCCTCTTCGCGGAAATGCTCACTAAGCCAATGACGCCAAAA ACCCTTTTCCTGCACTGTGAGATCACTGTTGGGAGACCAAGAGCAACTCCAACTGCCAAATCCTGTACCTACAACATGACATCTGAAGT GTGGCAGGAGCTGTTTGGCAACAATAAagcctgtgtgtgctgtgcctCCAGATGTCCTGTTCCCAGGAATCTAG GTGTTAGGAAAATGATTAGCAGTCCTCCTTTACCAGTGGAATATGACAAATGGAGCATGCCAGCTGTGGCTCAGAGTGATCACGAATTTACAACCACCTACAAATCCATTCGTCCAACTCATACAGTATTCGAACATGTCTGGGACTTCAGTGAGTGA